Proteins from a genomic interval of Enterococcus faecium:
- a CDS encoding helix-turn-helix domain-containing protein translates to MLFLKEEKIIDRENVIGSNIRRFRVEKGIGQTELVRDLQLRKIAITRETLVKIESGRQHIKLDQLRAIRDVLQVSYEDLLQ, encoded by the coding sequence AGGAAAAAATTATTGATAGAGAAAATGTAATCGGTAGCAATATTAGACGATTCCGAGTAGAAAAAGGAATCGGTCAAACCGAGCTAGTTAGAGACCTACAGCTTAGAAAAATCGCTATAACTAGGGAAACATTGGTTAAGATTGAAAGCGGCCGCCAACACATTAAGTTGGATCAATTGAGAGCTATTAGGGATGTTCTACAGGTGTCTTATGAAGACTTGCTTCAATAA
- a CDS encoding DNA methyltransferase, with protein MTAINNLDKSMRSLWYSILNYPNKFINLINKTIVNIEEWPRQKEICKKEFNHPFSLEEGFATFFLNITNVSGITSGGQVEGTKQESKYKVGCCFNKQSLIKK; from the coding sequence ATGACTGCAATTAATAATTTAGATAAATCTATGCGTTCTTTATGGTATTCAATATTAAATTATCCCAACAAATTTATCAATCTGATTAACAAAACCATTGTAAACATTGAAGAATGGCCAAGACAGAAAGAAATTTGTAAAAAAGAGTTTAATCATCCTTTTTCTTTAGAGGAAGGGTTTGCGACCTTCTTCCTAAATATAACGAACGTAAGTGGTATTACTAGCGGTGGACAGGTAGAGGGGACAAAACAAGAAAGTAAGTACAAGGTAGGTTGTTGCTTTAATAAGCAATCTTTAATAAAAAAATAA
- a CDS encoding helix-turn-helix domain-containing protein, producing the protein MIEKILLDDHARMKLSVYGKVMTLRPGEYSLDHVRENLDFYFSATRFKKILCDIQDDLGQFTDIKLLHNKNKLSIPEQLVQYIQYQHYLSTESVPYKLLISLLTEQDENLAAFCNRQFISRSTCFRQTKKLAEYLKEYNINLNLSNLTLSGSEMLIRIIFFNFFWFVSLGESLDSIPYSQEVRALIYKHEGSQHKNKFDLGKKQSSLHCLICLLRIENNHFTDIYRLSRDSFIPSETNIDFFYDFFKIANLRLDILEVNSLFYLFYYWPLLTSNQDIRVPIVHHSYEQPSNEVKDILEEFQKHCQTFIGTLQFEKEPALLLNLYLSIGNFSMFKQKIPLTTLFISSYIKDKYPLLRILTIKIEGFWKKIAQRKNYTWLKSCVSELAFLQTSLLYPYYSEIDENYKLKVGFVNVSEHLISEEILNLGKKIPFVDIELLTLPITEEYDFFIFGSPLLIPAGLDSSKYTVLDFCHYSDFETDLYQRLLEVHHLKLQNLFSN; encoded by the coding sequence TTGATTGAAAAAATTTTATTAGATGACCATGCGAGAATGAAATTAAGCGTGTATGGAAAGGTGATGACCTTACGGCCGGGGGAATATAGTTTAGATCATGTACGAGAAAACTTAGATTTCTATTTCAGTGCGACTCGTTTCAAAAAAATCCTATGTGATATACAAGATGATTTAGGACAATTTACTGATATTAAACTGTTACATAATAAAAATAAGTTATCCATTCCTGAACAACTTGTTCAATATATCCAATACCAACATTACCTATCAACAGAAAGTGTTCCTTATAAATTATTGATCAGTCTTCTGACCGAACAAGATGAAAATCTTGCAGCTTTTTGCAATCGCCAATTTATCAGCCGCTCAACGTGTTTTCGGCAAACAAAAAAATTGGCTGAATATTTGAAGGAATACAATATCAACTTGAATTTATCGAATCTTACCTTATCTGGTTCTGAAATGCTGATTCGCATCATCTTTTTCAATTTCTTTTGGTTTGTTTCATTAGGGGAAAGCCTGGATAGCATTCCTTACAGCCAAGAAGTTCGTGCATTGATTTATAAGCACGAAGGATCGCAACACAAGAATAAGTTTGATTTAGGAAAAAAACAATCCAGCCTCCATTGCCTGATTTGTTTGCTGAGGATCGAAAATAATCATTTTACGGATATCTATAGATTATCAAGAGATTCCTTTATTCCAAGCGAAACAAACATTGACTTTTTTTACGACTTCTTCAAAATTGCGAATCTTCGTTTAGATATCTTAGAGGTAAACTCTTTGTTTTACTTATTCTATTACTGGCCGCTTCTTACCTCTAATCAAGACATTCGTGTGCCGATCGTTCATCATTCGTATGAACAACCGAGCAATGAGGTCAAAGATATCTTAGAGGAATTTCAGAAGCATTGTCAGACATTTATTGGTACACTCCAGTTTGAAAAAGAGCCAGCTTTGCTTTTGAATCTCTATCTATCAATTGGTAATTTTAGCATGTTCAAGCAAAAAATTCCTTTGACCACACTATTTATCTCTTCTTATATTAAAGATAAATACCCACTTTTACGTATCTTGACAATCAAAATCGAAGGTTTTTGGAAAAAAATCGCACAACGAAAAAACTATACATGGCTGAAATCATGCGTAAGTGAATTAGCCTTTCTACAAACCAGTTTACTTTATCCGTATTATTCAGAAATCGATGAAAACTATAAATTGAAAGTTGGGTTTGTTAACGTCTCTGAACATCTGATTTCCGAAGAAATCTTGAATTTAGGAAAGAAAATCCCCTTTGTAGATATCGAGCTACTCACACTTCCCATCACTGAAGAATATGACTTTTTCATCTTTGGTTCACCTCTACTGATTCCTGCTGGTCTTGATTCTTCTAAGTATACAGTCCTTGATTTTTGTCATTACAGCGATTTTGAAACTGATCTGTATCAACGTCTTTTAGAAGTTCATCATCTCAAATTACAAAATTTGTTCTCTAATTAG